From the genome of Pelmatolapia mariae isolate MD_Pm_ZW unplaced genomic scaffold, Pm_UMD_F_2 NODE_ptg000409l+_length_32887_cov_1, whole genome shotgun sequence:
GTAAATGATGCAAACTGCCTgtcaataaataaatctttgagAGTAATAATACCTTTCTGTGTCCAGACCTCAAAAGAGGCGTCTAAACATGAGGGTGGAAATGCATGATTACAATATATTGGAGTATGGATCGAAGTATCTGGTAGACCACAACCCTTTTTGATCTGACTGAAGATTTTAACGCAGTTCGAAACTATAAAATTATTGACCTTGGTTCGTGGGTTAGAGGACGAAAAAAGAAGAGCAGGGAGGGAACTATTCTCAACCCCACCACTCTCTATGACCGCCCAAGGTGGGGTATCGGCAGACATGACCTTTTTGTACCCTTCCTGCCAGTAAGCAAGAGTTCTAGCATTTGCAGCccaataataaaactgaaacagtgGCAGAGCAAATCCACCCTTAAGTTTAGACTTACATAGATGAACTTTTGATATCCTGTGAGTTTTAAAGCCCCAGACAAATGGTAATACTACTGAGTcgatcactttaaaaaattgcTTATTCAAAAAAATAGGTAAGTtgatattatttaaatgctgtcatgattttatgtgaacattttgtcatttgtaaactataaacgacattgattctacattgtaactgatgtgatgttctacaaagtgggtttaataataaaaaaaggcaaacatttatttgtttctttattcaactttttgaACAGTGTTACTTAgtaagtacatattcagtaaatgcaaattatttacatggcccCCTAAATACAACATTATGGGTTATTCAGAACAGAACTATGCTTGGAGAAATTTTTTCCCATCAGTTgagacaactcctccacagtagcaggtggaatttttcttttttgaggacggcttcTTGTACCTGTCACTACAGAtgttctgtttatgttttgattgaGAGCcttttttttgggcagctgaagaggagaagtctatcttatggccaacctctggctgtatcttggtcatattacccagcaaaacccagtatgcaggttcctctgtaacagtccttgtgccacagatcaacactgttgcttctactttaaacagaagagcagcgacatggctGCAGTCCgcgactccggccatacagcTGCagttcaaccttccctgtgatgctcactaTGACCCATGCCcgcaatgctggttcattcagtctttgagagtgcagtacctgaaacacacaaagttaatttaaagacaaCTTTAATGAGCCAAGAccgacacaaatgtgttttatctactttctaatccatttatcataaatgtaacaaagtgtttagaaagttggcacatacatgtaattttttttttatctttttatgtatccatctaCAGAACACAgcatgttatattctaaatctgcctgttttttggtttttttttttttttaaatctgccagcaaaaaatgaacctaaagtatgtaatgcaaggatgtaatcactttcaagagggagaaagcataaagttcgactttaagtgacaattatgaatcacttaatatgatatgcaggtcattaatcattgtataaaactaaaatagaatgtatttttagtgacacagcacacaaacacgGAAGCAAGATGTGTAATTAggatttatttataataaatatgaattaattagtgcaatttctttaaccatagagAGAAtgactaaatccttcaggacaatgtcacataaatgcactgaactcactacgTTATCCATCTAACAGAccctccacatgttctcactgtaatttcccctcatgaatgaatttatgcttgcactaatctgaatgttcggagggaaatcaaacgcattttactcgcagtactcaagctgacttacctttgtttggaTGACAgcgtactcacaacgtggagtCTAAAAATAGCcgaatcttgtacccaaccattggtgaattggatgtgcgcctccagagaTTTATAATTTAGCAATTGGTTCGCCGAAGGTATGAAAATATATCAGGCTAAGTCAATAGCggttggtcttcagggtttctactccactgctGTATTTCATACGGGGCCACATTTCCAAAGCACGCTATTTTTTGCAAGTACCGTCTCTTTGCATCTGGACGCAATCTGTCTCTATAAcgtcctttttcttttgagctgcttttaagtaCGGTTCGTAGCAGTCTTctttccaacacagtgtgtttgttttgattcgtggcctgctaaaatggtgccgcgctcccacaatgcattgcggtgtgacgtcaactccaaagccctatggCAACCATTTAGAGCGTAACTCTTCCCAATCATTCATAATTCGAGCTCCACGTTCGTGACGTAATTGAAGGAATCCCTGCTCACACCGTTgactcacacactcactggtGATATCCAGACAGCTTATGATATTTTCTCAAACTGCTGCGCTGAAAAAGTTTCCAAAGAGCATGCTGTGTGAGACGATAAACATGCTTTAACCTTTTAACCTGTGGCTTCCACATATTTGTGAAACAGAAAATGATGACATCGCTCAAATAATCAGAGCATGGAACAGTTGTTGTCCAACAGTCAAGTTTCTTTCTGCACTAGTGTACACatgagtgagtgtgtgcatactcatacacacagacacatttcttGCAGTGTGcacaggtcatggtagtcttaCAATCATCATAGCACCATCACCCTCCAAgcctggtttcttcctgttaaagggagtttttccttgtgCTTGCTCAAAGAGCGTCATATGATTATTgttgggttgtttttgtttttttaattattactgtaGAGTCTTTgccttacaacataaagcagCTTGAGATGATTGttactgtgatttggtgctataatatacatatacattCTGTTTGTTTACATTGTAAAGTTTGCCAACTTTTTGTAATTAGTACCAGTTATTGCACTTATTGAgctataatacaaaaacaactaaagctttaaaataaGTGTCAGTGAGCTGAAAAAACAATATTGATACCCAAAATATAGTAAAGCAGAATCTAGTATAACATGGAAACACAGACTTTATGTATTTTAAGTACTTGAGTAAATGTTCCCACTACTATCTGCACTCACTTCCGAAGATATTTAGAATAGTGAGAGAACTCTGAGCTCCTCCGCTTCATGTGAGATTCACtttccgctgtttttttttttttttttttttttttttttaaattcaatttaatttatttagcgccaaatcacaacagcagtcgcctcaaggcgcctGCTTCATTGCATTAATGTCTTGAAATACCAGGAAACCAAACATCCGCATCTGGAGACTTTTGACtcaaaatgcaataaaaaccaaaatgaatgtttaaaaaaaaaaaaaaaaaaaatgaaaagaaaattacaatttcacaaatgtcaaacattttttaattaaaattcctctttttttcctattAAAAAGTTGTAAAAATGAGTCCAAGGCCATGATGCCGTAGCGTCTagctttgttatttttttgtgtcatacagtctgtgtatttatttacttatatttCCTGAACAGCGCGCACacactttttctttaaattaatataaaaacaacaacaaagtcagACATTCAGCAGCAAATCTAACCTTgttacatgagaagaaaaatcataaacagaaaataaaagcgTGTATTCTTGTTACTACAGCCATAAAACGTGAGGCCAAACTGTCACTAGGAGTGTACtgaaacataaaatatttttatttcatgattAAAAACATTTCCAGTACATCTGCGCTGCAGGATCTCATCAAACTGGGAAgcgttgtttgttttttggaagCAACCATCATTCTTCCGTTTCACCTGAAACAATGTCCcggttaaaaaataaagctttaacACCAGTTTCCCTTTACAGTAAGTAGTGTTTGTCAGAGCTGGTGTGTTATTTTACTGCGATACACAgctcttatttttgttttctctttcctcaAACAGAAATTTTTACCTCATTAAGAAAAACCCAgcacacatttaaaaagctcTCAGGATACAGGGCCTTCCAGCAGGAAGAGAGAACGACAGACAGAGATACTTTTCCTGAATCTTAGCACCTTATTTAAGTTGGAAATAaccttgtttgtttcttttccccTCGGGCGGCTTGTAAAAGGTGACAAACAGCATTTAGCAGACAGCAGATCACCGGGTCTCTGAATGGCTTCAGAGCTTTCAACCTCTTCACGACTCCAAAGTAGCTTTAAGACCATTTGTGCTTTTGCCTGCGTGTTGCTCCCCCACCCAACCCCCTttctcttaaaaaacaaaaacaaaaaccagccCCACTTTACTCAAGAACAGACGACTCAAAACTCAACAATTCGTTCACATTGATTGCTCCTCACCGTGACGAGTAAAGGGAATAACAAACACACTTAGAGATTCATTTTTCTGAAATGAATAAACTGAATACgtctgtgatgatttttttttctccccatcttttcaaaacaattaaaaacaccATAAGCCTGTATAAAACGTTACTTTTATCAAGTCTGTGTTTTAAATTCACAATCAATGATCGAGAGCAGGAAATGTCTGGAGCAGCAGAGCCGAGCCTCTGTGGTTTCTTCGCCGTCCACGCAATCGTGGTATTCGCAGATGACTCAAGAATTTGTTTTATTCTGCTGGAGAAGCTTCTTGTGGGAGGTACAACACAgggacttcttttttttttttctcctttctttctttttgtgtgtccaCAAGATGACATGAGCACGATAAAACAAACCATTATGTGCCAATACCTGAGTCTATTATTCAGTCTTTTCTCTGTtcgtttgcatttcatgtggtATTCTCATCCTTTTCCGTCTCCGAGCATCACTCCTCCCCTCAGGTGTGTCCCAGTCCTATGTTACCGTGGTGGAGTTCTGCCCTCGGATAGCGCACCAGGCCATGAAAACGTCTCTgtggagaaaagagaaaaaaaaaaaaaaaaaaagaggatgatGAAAACATTAGGTTCAAGCAGGTCTGAGTAAGATGCACTTGTAATCCAGTTTTAGGGGTTTGAAGACAGAGATCCATACTGTTCACATTCCAATAATTTGTTTGGAAGCTTGTCTCTATACTTTTCTGTCAAAACTACACAACGCAAACCAAAAGTTTATTTAAAGAGCTTGTTGTGAGAAcacactaaataaataaatacataaataaatggtTGGTATACCTGTGATAAGATCTAGAAAATTTTACATTGTATCATTATctcttctaaaaaaaaaaaaaaaaaaaaaaaaaaaaaaaaaaaaaaaaaaaaaaacacaacaacaacaaacaaacaaacaaacaaacaaacaaacaaacaaaaacaaaacagactataAGAGGCTTTTGGACAAACAAGCAATTCGTTTTTCAACTATTGAGAGGACATAAAGGGCCCCCCTGTAGATCCACCCCTGCCTCTGATACCAGCCTTCATCAGGtatttaaagaaacacaatggAAACACCCGGGCAATTGTTTTagtctttaaaaagaaagaaagaaagaacaaaactaATTTTGTCAAACTGTAACTTTAATCAAAGAGCACCATGAAGttctttgattttaaaactaaatatgttctcACAGCTGaaaactgaacatttttgtACCTGAAATATTTGAGGGTGGGGCATCTTTATGTTATACAGTGCCATGTTGGTCTTTCAAACAGGAATCTCGGTCAAATGTTTAAATTTCTGTGTTTTGGTGAATTTTTATGCACGAGTTGAGCGGACGATcaagattttattttcatgtttttttaaaccgaTTTTGACATTTGGTGATTCGATACAGTCTAAGTTTTTCTCTCGTCTCTTATTTAGCTTCGTTGAATTTTCATGTAATCAGcctgtggcggggcgtggtctgcagcacGGCTGCGGGGGAGGTGGATGCATCTGAGAGCCACCTACAATCGCACCTCGCCGACTTAAAAGACAATGAGCTAGGGTCCTGTGAatcctgtggttgttgttgtgtatGCGTAGGTGCAGCTAAAAAGCTGTGACTGAGTGCTGTAGAAATGACAACCAAATAAAAGTGTGCTGAAAAGCGTTGAAACGTGGTCGGGTCTGTGGTGGGTTTGTTACACAGCCATTATAAATGTCAAATATATTATACTGATATATTGCTAATTTTAGCCATCACTTACACACCAGTAAGGCTCTaatctagaggaagtaaaactgaagGTTTCAGTAGGTGAACCTGTGGATTATTAATCGTCTTTTCCAACCGATCTCAGAGTCACTATGCTTTGactctgtgtttctttgttaaACAGCATCTTTACCACCACCTAAAGTACTTCACAAACCTCTGGAAGTGAAGTAGTGCACGCTGTGCAAACATTTAAAGTACTGACGCACACTCCAGGAGTCGAGTTTAGGTCTGTCTGTACGCACCTGCAGTGTGTGGCGACACACTCGTTGCTACAGTACTCCTTGTCCCAGTCTTTGCTCTCCACGGCAGGGTTTGTGCAGCCGGCGCGCACGCAAATGTTCGGGCTGGCGGTGGGAGTCACACTCGGGCCAGGAGCAACATTAACCTCCACCTCCATCTGAGAGAGCGGACAAAAAGAAATACCGAAATTTATGTGAATATGTATTCATCCAAACACTTAACAGTAAATGTTCGACATGTTCGAAGTTCAGCGGCTCACCCCTTCCTCGCCTTCAGCCACTTCCTCTCCTCCCGTCACCTCACCCGTGTGTCCAACCTCCACCGCCAGAGAAGAGGTGGCGGCAGACACTGTCGTGGGGGTTTCCCCCGTTGACGTCACAATGATCGAGGCGCTTGAATCTGACTGGCGTGCTGACGGCACTACCTTAAGCGGCGGCGGAGCAGTGGTGGCTGCCGCcgcccctcctcctccaccccgCGGTTTGGCCTGGAGAGGCGGGGGAGCCTGGGCGTGCACCATTTGCTGCAGCCGGGGTGGAGGAGGGGTGCTCTGCATCTGCTGCAGCGGTGGCGGCTGGCGGGGCGAGGAGGCGGTCGTCACCGTAGCTGACATGCCGCCAGAAGGCAGCGGCGTCTGCTTGATGATGATTTTGGTGACGGGGGCAGTGTTGAGGGCAGTGCTCGGCGGTGGAGGCTGCGGTTTGATGGCCCCGGTGCGGGACCGGGTGGTGACCTGAGGCAGGTCCAGGATGATGTTGGAGGTACAGATGTTGGTGATGGTGTTCTCCTCTGGGTTGTAATGCTGCGACCTGGTTGGCCGGGTGGGCGGGGTGGGGGCGGGCGTAGGCGTGGCTGTGACCACAGGAGCCGGGGCTGGAGGTGGGGGTGATGGTGTGGTTTCCATGACTTCAATAGGTGCCTGAAGAcaggaagaagaaggaagagaaaCATTTAGGTGGATATTTGTGTTTCTCCGGTGTGTCCGCACCAGGACAGCAGAATATATCCTAAACTTTACGATGCAGAACATCAGAACTACCAGATTTACAGCTGGAGATCCAAAGCATCACGATAGAAACGGTTTCTCGATGAGAtgagacatttttaaactgtaagaAAACCATTCTCATGGTAGGCAAAGCTCTTTGATAAATCATCAGTAAaaaccagaaaacaaaaaacaaacaaaaaaaaaaaaaaacaacaaacccaaAACATCCAGTGTATACTCAATACTCAAGGTTCACATGATTTAAATCGATAGAACTTCAACTTCAGCTCTCGTGGTGAGAGCAGCTCCCTCTCTCCTCTAACTGTAGGATGTGTGTGCACCTACGAGCCAGGTGCAATATATCAGCCACCTTTCATGTtcaggcagacacacactgcAGTAACATGGCAGCAGCTGGCTCTTCACTTCCTTTCTGGGGCAGTGAACATGGTACATAATATCTGTAGAAAAGTTGGACTGAAGGTCAGAGCTATGCAGACTCTGATCATTTAAATCATTTAATCACCGCAGTCACTCCCCACTGCCACCACACCTGAGCACAGAGCACATCTTCTTATATACAGAAACTCTTCATGGTTTAAGTTTCTCATCATATTGCATCACGTGTAACCATTTCCTTTTAATCCAGATATGAGTTATTGAACCACATGTCCTCATAACAACTGCATAATGAGTGAAAGATGTTACAACTCATCCACATGGATACAGCTGAAAGTTACAGTATTAATCTGAACTGGTCTGGTGTTGGTGCCTTTGAGATTTTTCTGATCTAACAAATATTATAGGTTTATGTGCAGAACACTGAGAGGTCTGCTTCTTGTCAATTATTAGTAGAAATGTGTGCCTGTGCACAGCACCTGCACAGTTTATAAATGCAGCTGGCATCAGCACTCATCTAATCCAGTCTCTGAAAACTTTATTCATCTGCGGTGCCACATTAAAGTCATGGGTGCTGATACTGAGTAAGCAATAGTAAATTCATCCTGTCATCATCAAACAGTGTCTTCACTGATATACACTGAGGTGTAGAAAACCGTCGTCAAATGTCGTCTTTATGAGTTAAAGAGTTAAACCCTGTGTGATCAGGACGTCATGCTAGCATACTTGTGGTTTTTGTCTGCTTCAAACTATCAAGGTTTGACTCACCTGAGAAATGAGACTGGCTCTGTACTCTGCCAGCGCTTTCAAGTAATCCTTCTTTGCTGCTTCGTTTTTCCTCTTGTAAACctaaaaatgataaatattaaATGACTACATAAGCACATTTACAATCTTAAAAACCTTGAAGGAACCAAAGAAACCCTCTTACTTGTTTCTGCTCCTCCCCCAGACTGTCCCACATGGACGCCACGATCTTGGAGACCTCTCCGAAAGTAGCGTTGGGGTTTTGTCCCTTAATAGCTGCCTGTGTGTCCCTGAAGAACAGAGCGTAGGCCGACACAGGTTTCTGGGGCTCGTTGGgatccttcttcttcttccccttcttcccccctcctgctcctcctttcCTTCCTGTAGCAGAGGAGACGCTGGAGGTCGGCGCAGACAGTGGGGATTCAGACGGGGAGGGATCGAGGGAGATGACTCCAGGGGAGACGGCCAGAGAGACCGGAGATTCAACTAGGACGCTCTGATGGAGGATGAGGAGGCAAAAGGGCACGCTGAAGTAAATAAATGAGATGCATTTTTAAACAGATGAGTGCCAGACGCTGGTTATATTTAAGACTCACCCTTCTGAAGTCGTCCATGTCATCATCCTGGAGCGAGCTGGTGGGCGAGGCTGTGGCCGACAGCGGGTTTTCGGGCGACTGCGCCCGCTGAAGTATGTTCCCGCCACCCAAGCCGAGCCCCAGTTGAGCACTGAGCTCTGATTGGTCTATAGTGGTGAGCTGATTGGACCCCAGTAAACCCTGGCCCATGTCACCTAGAGGGACGTCGATGGTTACCGGGGACGAGCTGCTGAACTGAGAGCCAATGGGATGACCAAGATCCTGGGATAGGGAGGAGGAGAAATGGGCGTTACTTAAAGAGGAGATTGAAGGTGGGTAAAGGTTAAAATGTCACGTATTCCTTACCATTCCCAGCGACGACCCTAACAAAGTATTCCCTCCTGACTGGGTCATGACTCCAAGAGTCAGGTGCTCCAGTCCCTGAGAGGCAGCACTAACAAAAGTGGACGCGAACGAGGGGTCGTCACCTTCAACGACGGCGTTCCCGGGTACCACCACGCTGTCCGAGGGTCCAGTTTCCGACAGCTCCCCGAAATGGGACACGACATCTGACACGGAGAGGGCAGAGTCCGGGTCCAGAGAGATGGGAGGGATCTCGAATTCTTCATCCCCAAGGCTGGGAGTGTGGAACGTCTGGTGAGCACGGGGAAGACAGAGGAGAGGACAGGAAGAAGAAGTAGTTAGGATCTAACATCACTGGACTCCGACACTTAGTCAATAAACTCTCATATGTTGTGAGAATGTCGTCAAACTGAAGAAAaggtgtttggtttttttaggaCAATGTTAGCTTAAAACGAGCAGCTGTTGTTTAGCTAGATCGCTGACAGCTGTCTGGAGGAGCTGACAAtaaataactattaaaaaaaataaataagcaggtttatgcatgttttcatgtgttaaAGCCTCAACTTCAATTCAGGAGATGAGGCTGGATGTGAGATGGACGAAGATGGAGGTGAAAGAGGAGAAAGACGTAATACGAAACAGATGatgaaaatgttaaatggtCATATAGAAAATATACTGAAGGAGCCATTTGTGAGCCTTAAATTACAACAGCATTTGCTGCTTTAAACCTCGTCAACAGTCACCGCACTGGCTGTCGCACACGACACCACCACAGCCCTGTAACCATCTCACATTCTCCAGACTGTCATCAATTCAAGCTGCTGTAACCGGCTCTAATgtgggaacctctgagctctggCACAGACTTATGGTTGCAATGACACCAAACTCACACGCTCTGATGCTAACGccataaaattacaaaacataaacaaagaaattaaaaagaatAGTGGCGAATAAGCCGAAATCCCAGCACATGCCAGCAGCTGTCACATCTCTTCTGGGAAGCATAAACAAaccattactttgtgatactttcCCATCTACTAATTTTTAAGATTTAAATCTGATGTTTTCAGCATTTCTGAAGATAAAAATCTGGCCTTATGTATGCGTAGCAGTGAAGATCACACTAAATCGACTCCAAACGTTTATCACTTCTAAGCCTCCCCGAGCCCACACCCCTACCAAAGTTTTCTCTGACACTGATTTCATACTGTGTTTTCCATTTACAAGTTCTGACGATGATGGATTGATCAAGCCTAGGAACAGGAAGCTCTTTGACAAGAATTTGCTAATAGCTGGAGTGGAAAACCAACAGAGGCAGCTGATCTTTGTTCAGTTAACCTATCAGAGGGAGGAAAGTTCAGTTCTATCAGGGTTTTTCcctttaataaacaaaaaactcacAGCTTTAGCATAGAAACTGTTAAAGCAGATTTAAAACCAGCTAAAACCAGGTGCTTGTTGAGATGTTTTACCTGATGATGCCATAGTCAGCTAAGCAGCTGCTTGCACATTTACATAATGACTGTTCCTCAAAGTGcagcctgcttctgcttttagGTTCCCGTCTATCCTGACGGGAGAGCAGCAGCAAAAAGATGTCCACATAAACTCTGACTGGCCTCAAACTAAAAGTTCATATACATCATGTGTCTGCAGCTGCATCACTGAAAGCCCCCATCGTTTGACTCACACGCCAGATGAGTcagttttgcagctttttaaaTAGTGTCTGATGACTCATTCTCGATAAAAAGCCTGTTTTCTACAGGACAGAAATATCAAAAAGGTGTCTGGACTCGAGACGGTGGGGTGTGACATTTAAAGCCTTTTTATAAACACTTCACATCCCACAGGCTCAGGTGGACAGCAGGTTGAAATAACATGAACGTGGTTTAAATGAATCCAGCCCGTCTCCAGCAGAGTGGAACCagaaagggtggagtgcccactctgagTCAGGAAAAAGTTGTTGATCCAAGTGGAGAAAGTTCAAGTGTTTCAGGGTCTTCTTCATGAGCAGGAGGAGAATGGAGCGGTGCACAGGTGATTCACCAGTCCATCTATGCTCCCACCCTCACCTGTGACCAAGAGCTCTGGGACATGAATGCAGTTCCTGAGATGCAGGGGGGGAAACAAGCTTCCTCCAAACGCACTGCGAGCTGCCCCATAACATTCTGGGGAGATtgcatctctcagctggcctggtgTCTAAACACAGAGCCCCAGAGCTGGAGGAGATGggcaggagagggaggtctgggtttCTATGCAGCAGAAGATGGATGATTTAAGTAAATGCTAGAAAACGGCTGCTACTTAACGTGGCAAGATTGTAAACTGCTGTTAAGTTGAGCTTCATTTGTGCTCTGTCGTAAAGGCTCAAGTTAAATTTACTTGCTTATGGTATCAATACCTCCTCACAGAGCATCACTGTCACCTTCAGCTTGCTGTCACAGAGGTGCTGTATTAATCATTGTAATCATCGTAAAAACCAGAGAACAGAGAAGGATATGGAAAGGATGCCTTTCTTCCCGCTCTATAAAAATATACcatttcaaaagaaacacaactcaaacatgcacacaacaaGACAACACAGCCTGCTCCCCTACAGCACAGCAGATTTCTACATAAGCCATCTATTATTTAAAGCAGCAGCACTATAACCCA
Proteins encoded in this window:
- the tox4b gene encoding TOX high mobility group box family member 4b isoform X3; translation: MKNSRSLPSLWTRTLPSPCQMSCPISGSCRKLDPRTAWWYPGTPSLKDLGHPIGSQFSSSSPVTIDVPLGDMGQGLLGSNQLTTIDQSELSAQLGLGLGGGNILQRAQSPENPLSATASPTSSLQDDDMDDFRRSVLVESPVSLAVSPGVISLDPSPSESPLSAPTSSVSSATGRKGGAGGGKKGKKKKDPNEPQKPVSAYALFFRDTQAAIKGQNPNATFGEVSKIVASMWDSLGEEQKQVYKRKNEAAKKDYLKALAEYRASLISQAPIEVMETTPSPPPPAPAPVVTATPTPAPTPPTRPTRSQHYNPEENTITNICTSNIILDLPQVTTRSRTGAIKPQPPPPSTALNTAPVTKIIIKQTPLPSGGMSATVTTASSPRQPPPLQQMQSTPPPPRLQQMVHAQAPPPLQAKPRGGGGGAAAATTAPPPLKVVPSARQSDSSASIIVTSTGETPTTVSAATSSLAVEVGHTGEVTGGEEVAEGEEGMEVEVNVAPGPSVTPTASPNICVRAGCTNPAVESKDWDKEYCSNECVATHCRDVFMAWCAIRGQNSTTVT
- the tox4b gene encoding TOX high mobility group box family member 4b isoform X2, with the protein product MEFPGGSDNYLTIPGSGHPFLSSSETFHTPSLGDEEFEIPPISLDPDSALSVSDVVSHFGELSETGPSDSVVVPGNAVVEGDDPSFASTFVSAASQGLEHLTLGVMTQSGGNTLLGSSLGMDLGHPIGSQFSSSSPVTIDVPLGDMGQGLLGSNQLTTIDQSELSAQLGLGLGGGNILQRAQSPENPLSATASPTSSLQDDDMDDFRRSVLVESPVSLAVSPGVISLDPSPSESPLSAPTSSVSSATGRKGGAGGGKKGKKKKDPNEPQKPVSAYALFFRDTQAAIKGQNPNATFGEVSKIVASMWDSLGEEQKQVYKRKNEAAKKDYLKALAEYRASLISQAPIEVMETTPSPPPPAPAPVVTATPTPAPTPPTRPTRSQHYNPEENTITNICTSNIILDLPQVTTRSRTGAIKPQPPPPSTALNTAPVTKIIIKQTPLPSGGMSATVTTASSPRQPPPLQQMQSTPPPPRLQQMVHAQAPPPLQAKPRGGGGGAAAATTAPPPLKVVPSARQSDSSASIIVTSTGETPTTVSAATSSLAVEVGHTGEVTGGEEVAEGEEGMEVEVNVAPGPSVTPTASPNICVRAGCTNPAVESKDWDKEYCSNECVATHCRDVFMAWCAIRGQNSTTVT
- the tox4b gene encoding TOX high mobility group box family member 4b isoform X1 — its product is MDLNFYSDLTDGTGQHDGDPEFLDPQSFNGFDSDNKFPGGSDNYLTIPGSGHPFLSSSETFHTPSLGDEEFEIPPISLDPDSALSVSDVVSHFGELSETGPSDSVVVPGNAVVEGDDPSFASTFVSAASQGLEHLTLGVMTQSGGNTLLGSSLGMDLGHPIGSQFSSSSPVTIDVPLGDMGQGLLGSNQLTTIDQSELSAQLGLGLGGGNILQRAQSPENPLSATASPTSSLQDDDMDDFRRSVLVESPVSLAVSPGVISLDPSPSESPLSAPTSSVSSATGRKGGAGGGKKGKKKKDPNEPQKPVSAYALFFRDTQAAIKGQNPNATFGEVSKIVASMWDSLGEEQKQVYKRKNEAAKKDYLKALAEYRASLISQAPIEVMETTPSPPPPAPAPVVTATPTPAPTPPTRPTRSQHYNPEENTITNICTSNIILDLPQVTTRSRTGAIKPQPPPPSTALNTAPVTKIIIKQTPLPSGGMSATVTTASSPRQPPPLQQMQSTPPPPRLQQMVHAQAPPPLQAKPRGGGGGAAAATTAPPPLKVVPSARQSDSSASIIVTSTGETPTTVSAATSSLAVEVGHTGEVTGGEEVAEGEEGMEVEVNVAPGPSVTPTASPNICVRAGCTNPAVESKDWDKEYCSNECVATHCRDVFMAWCAIRGQNSTTVT